The following proteins are co-located in the Streptomyces sp. NBC_00435 genome:
- a CDS encoding HAD family hydrolase, with translation MRAVLFDMDGTLVDSESLWWQAAEAVAASLRYTLTEADVPEVVGRSVADTAGHLHTVSGGAQTVAEIGEHLLSRFHERVAEGTLPMPGALELLDALAAAGVPVGLVSASPRPIVDLVLARLGAHRFAVTVADGETPRTKPHPEPYLAAAKALGVDPRSCVAVEDSPTGTASAQAAGCAVLVVPSTVPVEPAEGRLVLERLTQVDPELLRSLVAR, from the coding sequence GTGCGAGCGGTGCTGTTCGACATGGACGGGACCCTGGTCGACTCCGAGTCGCTGTGGTGGCAGGCGGCCGAAGCCGTGGCCGCGTCCCTGCGGTACACCCTCACCGAGGCCGACGTACCCGAGGTCGTGGGACGGTCGGTCGCGGACACGGCCGGCCACCTGCACACCGTCAGCGGCGGCGCGCAGACGGTCGCGGAGATCGGCGAGCACCTCCTGTCCCGATTCCACGAGCGGGTCGCCGAAGGCACACTGCCCATGCCGGGGGCTCTGGAGCTCCTCGACGCGCTGGCCGCGGCCGGCGTCCCGGTCGGGCTGGTCTCCGCTTCCCCCCGCCCGATCGTGGACCTGGTCCTGGCGAGGCTCGGCGCGCACCGGTTCGCGGTGACGGTGGCTGACGGGGAGACCCCGAGGACCAAGCCGCATCCCGAGCCGTACCTCGCCGCGGCCAAGGCCCTGGGCGTCGATCCCCGGTCCTGCGTGGCCGTGGAGGACAGCCCCACGGGTACGGCCTCCGCCCAGGCGGCCGGCTGCGCGGTACTGGTCGTGCCCTCCACGGTGCCGGTCGAACCCGCGGAGGGACGGCTGGTCCTGGAACGGCTGACCCAGGTGGATCCGGAGCTGCTCCGCTCCCTCGTGGCCCGCTGA
- a CDS encoding polysaccharide lyase 8 family protein: protein MSLPWSRRSFLHLSGSAVLLGSVTSAGVLASAGGAGAADAYDTLRLKWHDTVLGTGFDPAAAPFTEKLALLGTQAVEARSTMAPVSGSLWPDLPLTVSSSITNSYGRLATMAQAYAQPGTGLTGSTALVDQIRTGLDHLYNQAYNPSKSQFGNWWDFQIGSPQILLDISAVLYDQLSATQVANHLAAVDKFVPDSSVTSYTGTSTGANRVDLCRSLALRGILGKNDAKIMLARNALSPVFPFVTGGDGFYADGSFVQHAYLAYTGSYGAVLLGGLASLFSLLSGSPWAVVDPNRQIVLDSVEKSFAPFLYNGLMMDAVSGRATSRGNPRTNSYGFQGGDHGRGHGVLAAIALLGTAASGAENQRWRGLVKGWVQRDYYSPVLTDTDLGVAALARLKSVQDDNAVTAIAEPTGHGLFPSMDRAVHRRPGWAASISMASKRMGLYETGNGENLHGWHAGAGMLQWWGDTYGNGQYTDAFWPTVDPYRLPGITVSKKALADAEGGAWGLPRPDVNWVGGATDGEYAAIGQFVRGLSSTLYAKKSWFCLADSIVCLAGAVRGTDGTAVETVVENRNLGATGTQALTVDGVAQSTALGWSATLTGAGWAQIAGHGGYVFPGGATVKALRQARTGSWHDIHTGGTSDPITRRYLTLWFDHGVDPVDAACAYILMPGATTATTSARAAVAGWLTVLANDNNQQGIAVSSLGVTAVNFWFAGTVGTLTADHPACVLVREHGDGTATLCVSDPMWMQAALTVTWNRPVASVISQPATVASATTGSALTLTFGNLTGKAGATQEIKVVLG, encoded by the coding sequence ATGTCCCTTCCATGGTCCCGCCGTTCCTTCCTGCACCTGTCCGGCAGCGCCGTCCTGCTCGGCTCGGTCACCTCGGCCGGAGTCCTCGCCTCGGCCGGCGGCGCTGGCGCCGCCGACGCGTACGACACCCTTCGCCTCAAGTGGCATGACACGGTGCTGGGCACCGGGTTCGACCCGGCGGCCGCCCCGTTCACGGAAAAGCTGGCGCTGCTGGGCACCCAGGCGGTCGAGGCCCGCTCGACCATGGCTCCCGTCAGCGGATCCCTCTGGCCCGATCTGCCCTTGACCGTCTCCAGCTCCATCACCAACAGCTACGGCCGGCTGGCCACCATGGCCCAGGCCTACGCCCAGCCCGGCACGGGGCTGACCGGCAGCACGGCGCTGGTGGACCAGATCAGGACCGGCCTGGACCACCTGTACAACCAGGCCTACAACCCCTCGAAGAGCCAGTTCGGCAACTGGTGGGACTTCCAGATCGGCTCCCCGCAGATCCTCCTGGACATCAGCGCGGTCCTCTACGACCAGCTTTCCGCCACCCAGGTCGCCAACCACCTCGCAGCCGTCGACAAGTTCGTCCCCGACTCCTCGGTCACGAGCTACACCGGCACCAGTACCGGCGCCAACCGGGTCGACCTGTGCCGCTCACTGGCCCTGCGCGGCATCCTCGGCAAGAACGACGCCAAGATCATGCTCGCCCGCAACGCCCTCTCCCCCGTCTTCCCCTTCGTCACCGGCGGGGACGGCTTCTACGCCGACGGGTCCTTCGTCCAACACGCGTACCTCGCCTACACCGGCTCCTACGGCGCGGTGCTCCTCGGCGGACTGGCCAGCCTCTTCTCCCTCCTCAGCGGTTCGCCCTGGGCGGTCGTCGACCCCAACCGGCAGATCGTCCTCGACTCGGTGGAGAAGTCCTTCGCCCCGTTCCTCTACAACGGCCTCATGATGGACGCGGTCTCCGGACGCGCGACCAGCAGGGGCAACCCGAGGACCAACTCGTACGGGTTCCAGGGCGGCGACCACGGCCGCGGCCACGGTGTCCTCGCCGCCATCGCCCTGCTGGGCACCGCCGCCAGCGGCGCGGAGAACCAGCGCTGGCGCGGCCTGGTGAAGGGCTGGGTCCAGCGGGACTACTACAGCCCCGTACTCACCGACACCGACTTGGGCGTCGCCGCACTGGCCCGCCTCAAGTCGGTACAGGACGACAACGCTGTCACGGCGATCGCCGAGCCGACGGGGCACGGGCTCTTCCCGAGCATGGACCGGGCCGTCCACCGCCGACCCGGCTGGGCGGCCTCCATCAGCATGGCCTCGAAGCGGATGGGCCTCTACGAGACGGGCAACGGGGAGAACCTGCACGGCTGGCACGCCGGGGCCGGGATGCTCCAGTGGTGGGGGGACACCTACGGCAACGGCCAGTACACCGACGCCTTCTGGCCCACCGTCGACCCGTACCGGCTGCCAGGGATCACCGTCTCGAAGAAGGCGCTCGCCGACGCCGAGGGCGGCGCCTGGGGTCTGCCCCGGCCGGACGTGAACTGGGTCGGCGGTGCCACGGACGGGGAGTACGCCGCCATCGGCCAGTTCGTCCGCGGGCTGTCGAGCACGCTGTACGCGAAGAAGTCCTGGTTCTGCCTGGCCGACTCGATCGTCTGCCTCGCGGGCGCCGTCCGGGGCACCGACGGCACCGCGGTCGAGACCGTCGTCGAGAACCGCAACCTCGGCGCCACGGGCACCCAGGCCCTCACCGTGGACGGCGTCGCCCAGTCGACCGCCCTCGGCTGGTCGGCCACGCTCACGGGCGCCGGCTGGGCGCAGATCGCGGGCCACGGCGGGTACGTGTTCCCCGGCGGAGCGACGGTCAAGGCGCTGCGCCAGGCCAGGACGGGTTCCTGGCACGACATCCACACCGGGGGCACCTCCGACCCGATCACCCGCCGCTACCTGACCCTCTGGTTCGACCACGGTGTGGACCCCGTCGATGCGGCCTGCGCCTACATCCTGATGCCGGGTGCCACCACCGCGACCACCTCCGCCCGGGCCGCCGTCGCCGGCTGGCTGACCGTCCTCGCCAACGACAACAACCAGCAGGGCATAGCGGTTTCCTCGCTCGGCGTCACCGCCGTCAACTTCTGGTTCGCCGGAACGGTCGGCACCCTCACCGCCGACCACCCCGCCTGTGTCCTGGTCCGGGAGCACGGCGACGGCACGGCCACCCTGTGCGTGTCGGACCCCATGTGGATGCAGGCCGCTCTCACCGTCACCTGGAACCGCCCGGTGGCCTCCGTGATCTCCCAGCCCGCCACGGTCGCGTCCGCGACCACCGGATCCGCCCTCACGCTCACCTTCGGGAACCTCACCGGGAAGGCGGGCGCGACCCAGGAGATCAAGGTCGTTCTCGGCTGA